A single Bacteroidota bacterium DNA region contains:
- a CDS encoding T9SS type A sorting domain-containing protein: protein MIDSYASLETIPVKAFPNPAQEQITFQHENTRYHTNIMLQCFDKLGRKVHEEKIYPYQGASVVDVNGWNDGMYVAVVTSEGKVIGRCKFIIRRK from the coding sequence ATGATAGACAGCTATGCATCGCTTGAAACAATACCGGTAAAAGCCTTTCCCAACCCGGCACAGGAACAGATCACATTTCAACATGAAAACACACGGTACCACACGAACATAATGTTACAGTGCTTTGATAAGTTAGGCCGCAAAGTGCATGAAGAAAAGATTTACCCTTACCAGGGAGCCAGTGTTGTGGATGTGAACGGGTGGAACGATGGAATGTATGTCGCTGTGGTCACCAGTGAGGGAAAGGTGATTGGAAGGTGCAAGTTTATTATTCGGAGAAAATAA